Proteins found in one Takifugu rubripes chromosome 17, fTakRub1.2, whole genome shotgun sequence genomic segment:
- the dctpp1 gene encoding glutamyl-tRNA(Gln) amidotransferase subunit B, mitochondrial, with the protein MMATNEDDKCGIAGEAPSVTSNGSGPSKAHSVVLNGTSSQSKLQNGGAERPGRFTFSSEPNVEDIRRMQAQFTDERDWNQFHQPRNLLLAMVGEVGEVAELFQWRGDVAEGLPGWTESEREHLAHELSDVLIYLVELAEKCHVDLPQAVLRKMALNRLKYPASKVHGSAKKYTEYKD; encoded by the coding sequence ATGATGGCCACCAACGAAGACGACAAGTGTGGAATCGCCGGTGAAGCTCCTTCAGTGACTTCAAATGGCAGCGGACCCAGTAAGGCGCACTCGGTGGTGTTGAACGGGACCTCGTCACAGTCCAAGCTGCAGAACGGAGGAGCAGAGCGGCCCGGGAGGTTCACCTTCAGCTCGGAGCCCAACGTTGAGGATATAAGGCGGATGCAAGCGCAGTTCACAGACGAACGGGACTGGAACCAGTTCCACCAACCGCGTAACCTGCTTCTTGCTATGGTCGGGGAGGTGGGCGAGGTGGCGGAGCTCTTCCAGTGGCGGGGAGATGTGGCCGAGGGCCTGCCGGGCTGGACCGAGTCAGAACGCGAGCATCTGGCGCACGAACTGAGCGATGTGTTGATCTACCTGGTGGAGCTCGCCGAGAAGTGTCACGTCGACCTTCCGCAAGCAGTGCTTCGCAAAATGGCCCTGAACCGACTGAAATACCCCGCCAGCAAAGTGCACGGATCGGCCAAAAAGTACACGGAGTACAAGGACTGA